The following is a genomic window from Episyrphus balteatus chromosome 1, idEpiBalt1.1, whole genome shotgun sequence.
tcacatagttttttttttgttgtcaaaaatccaataaaagGGTATAAATTATAtagttttaagttaaaataaaataaatcttaaattaaaaaaataaaaaaattaattttaaatttttttagtttacgATGAATCTCCACGCGAAGTGATGAATGTAATAAGCAGCATTAGTCAAATATTAAATGGTTTATCTGATCCACTTTATGattcaaaaatcataaaaacaccATCATACACTCGTAAAGAGTTTCCCGATAATTggatttttgacaattttaagatgtaaatacttttttttttcaaacattttcatttttggttTGATACTAATATCcagtttgaataaaatttgttttttggtttataaacTACATGCACCCATGGGAATAAAAAATAACGCAAGCTTTATgtttacttttggtatatttaatcataGTATAGTTGAAATAACCAgaaaatagttaaatatacctgaaacaaagttaaatataccaaaagtaaagtTATTCTTATGTTATTTTCGCTCTCTGTGTCAATGAGAATTTatgacatttttataaaaacaaaaatgttacaaaatattcaaggtttttacttttttggcacATAAAAATATGCATGTAAGTCATTGAAATTGAACAGAACAACGGGTTATTTTAATGTGTGcactaatttcaaaattttctaaaaaatatttttatacaaaactcatgataaaaccaataaattttgtttcgttttttgtagggttaccaaaaaaacaacaactgtaGTCAATATGACAATCGACGGTAGTAAACTTTAACAGTGAAATTGTCATATTGACTACAAAAATAGTCAATTTTGGAATTCGAAATATGGTTTTCATATTGAATACCACATTGGTCAATATTACAACAATTGACtatcgaaaattttaatattgacTTTCGCGGTTAATGTCTAAAATTATGCATTGATTAGTacacttaaaattattttaaaagcagCGATTCTTCAGGGTGGCTGTTTAGTTAAAATTAGCAACTTCATCTTTACTTTGcaatttacaattttataaTATGATGATATTagagaaaaatcaattgataaaTCGTCTTTAAGGTTTaagaatcataaaaataaaaacaaaataattagtttttgaaacatttgaTGGTTTGAAAACATGAATCGTTTTCAGAtcgataaatatttttgaaaaacaataaactgttttaagatcattaaatttttaaatgaacgaTTAATCATTTGTAAATTgttaaattgtttgaaaaaacgTTAAATCATGTTTAGAACGATAGATCGTTTAAGGAGCgttaaatagttttgaaaaaccaTAAATACACTTTAGAAGATTTAAtcatttaagaattaatttaaCGTTCTTAGAAAATACGAAACCATAAGAGACAGATAGATCGTTAAGTCGTTTTAGGCATCGTTTTAAAATCGATAAGTTGTATTTATAACTTaaaatcgttttacaaaattaaatcatttgaaGAACGATAAATCGTTTTTAGATCGTTTGTTCCTTACATGAgttgatattttcaaaacgatttcATGATGAAGAAACGATTTATTGGTATCtaataaatcgttttttttgtaaagaactAACAATCTTTTATAGAACgttaaaatgttttgagaacgatgattgaaaaatatttgaatttgctTCAAATTGCTTTAGGAACTATTAATAAGTTTTACAAAGTTAAATcattaaaagaattatttttaacgtTTTTAAAGCGTTAAATCGTTTTAAAAACCATTGTATTAAGAACCATGCATCATTTAGTTATTTTAAGGaagataaaaagtttaaaaaccgATAAATTGTCTGAAGaactttaaatcaattttaggAAGTTAATTCATTTTAAGAACGATAAatcgttttttattatttatttttattattttattcattaacatAACATAATTTAAAGAACGATAAAtgctaaaaagttttttagaacCATAAAACTTGTTTAGAACgatgaatttattgtttttagaacgaaaaatcgtttttaatcGATAAATCGTTTTTAGAACGAGAAATCGTTTTTATAACGAGAAATCGTTTTTAATCGATTGTTTTTAATCAATCGTTTCCAGAacgaaaaatcgtttttaataGATAAATCGTTTTTAGAACGAGAAATCGTTTTTAATCGATTGTAATCAATTGTTTTTAGAacgaaaaatcgtttttaatcGATAATTCGTATTTAGAacgaaaaatcgtttttaatcgattgtttttaatcaattttttttttttttaacaaaaagacttttttaaatCGATAAATCGTAAAGTATAAATAGGTTTTAGAATGATAAAAtgttcataattatttttttaagttgaatctagttcaaagaaaattaatttcaattctaAAAGAAAATGATGTCAAAACATCTCTCTTCGTTTCGCAGCTAGATATGGTCCCGGTGGAGGCGCAGGAGGGGGTCTGAAAAGAGTTCGCaatatttttctcgaaacatgGATTTGggattttatagaaaattattagaaatttcttgcaaaaaaaaaaaccattaaaaagcacttccttttttgttcatattattcacaACATTCTAGATCCTTGGCAGTAGTagaatataagaaaataataatcacaaaataaaaaataaaactggtataATATACTTTCTAATAAGTTTCAGCACTCATCGCACTTTGGGTTGCTGTTTTAGAATATTctaaaactaacaaaaatttGGATTTAATTGTATGTATCTATATGTATAAATTATTGCATCTCACTAACTGATAAAGCCTTTTTACTTACTAACTCACATAAgcatgaacttttttttggggTTTCCTATGCTAATAACTACAACTTTTCATTTAACtccaaaaatgttccaaaatcACTTTCTAATGTACCAATTTTTTCGTATGAAACAGTACTGACGGAAATGGCATTACTTTGAGCAAAAAAGTTCCCGATACTATTACATCCTGGGTTCTAACTGGATTCTCATTGAATCCTGAAACTGGTTTAGCTATTACCGATGAAGCAACAAAAATGAAAGTCTTCCAACCTTTCTTCATTTCCACCAATCTTCCATATTCAGTTAAAAGGGGTAAGTCAGAAATGTCAGAAATCTGTCAAAAACGCCTCTAAAACCCTAACTTTTTGTGACTTTAGGTGAAGTTATTGCAATTCCTGTTGTAATTTTCAACTATTTGGACAAAAATCTTGACGCTGAAATAACTATGGACAATTCCGATCATGAATACTCATTTGCTGAAGCTACCAATGAAGTTACCGAATCTGCTAGTGACGATGTTAAACGTACCAAGACTCTTTCCGTTCCATCAAATAGCGGACAAAGTGTATCATTTATGATTCGTACCAACAAAGTTGGACCATTAAGTTTGAAAATTAGTGCAATTTCTCCAATTGCTGGCGATGCTATTCAACAAACTCTTAAAGTTGAACCTGAAGGTGTTACTAAATACGTTAACAAAGCTGTTTTTATGAATTTGGGTGATGAAAAAGAGAAATCAGCTAAGGTTGATGTTGATATTCCTGAAAATGCTGTTGAAGATTCGGAATATGTTGAACTTTCGGTTGTTGGAGATTTGCTAGGACCAACTATTAAAAATTTGGACAAATTAATTCGTATGCCATATGGATGTGGTGAACAGAATATGGTTAATTTTGTACCAAATATTTTAGTACTTAAATATTTGACAGtaagttttaaagaaatatttctatGATTTTTTGGTTGAGAAGGTtactttttcactattttttttcttaggctACTAAACAACTTACTCCAGCAGTTGAAGAAAAGGCTAAGAAATTCTTAGAAATCGGTTATCAACGTGAATTACAATACAAACATGACGATGGTTCTTACAGTGCCTTTGGCAAATCGGACAAAAGTGGTAGCACTTGGTTGACAGCCTATGTTGTCAAATCTTTCCATCAAGCTATTCCATTCACTGATATTGATCCTAAAATTATCGAAGCTGGTTTGAAATTCTTGGCTGATAATCAGTTGCCAAGTGGTGAATTCCCAGAAGTTGGCAAGGTTATTGATAGTTCTCACAGTGGTGGATCAATTGGTCTAAGTGCTTATGTTTTATTGGCTTTCTTGGAAAATGTTGAATCAGCTGATCAGTATAAGGATGTTATTGAAAAGGGTTCGTCATTTTTGGAGAAGGAATTGGCTTCGTCGGATGATCAATATTCATTGTCAATTGCTGCTCAAGCTTTCTTGTTGGGCAAACGCCCAGAATCTGCTAAGAAGGTTTTGGCTAAGCTTGATAGTTTGGCTAAGAATgatggtaagtttttttttactccatTTCATCAAGTTTCGATTTTATCAaggtttttgtgttttaaggtGATCGTAAATGGTGGTCAAAGACTGTTGTTTCTGACAAATCTTGGTATGGACCACGTTCGGTAGATGCTGAAATGACTTCTTATGTTCTATTGGCAAAGCTTAAGGAAGGAAATGCTGAGGAAGTCTTGCCAATTGTTAGATGGTTGATATCACAGCGTAATAGTAATGGAGGATTTGCATCTACACAAGATACTGTTATTGGACTTGAAGCTTTGACTAAATTTGCTGAAAAGAGCGGTTCTGGTACTGGAAAAATGACAATTGCTTACGATGCTGGAGAAAAAAATACTGGAGAAATCGCTGTTAATCCTGAGAATTCATTGATTTTACAAACACATGTGGTACGTAAAGACAACCTTGTGGTATCCCATAAAGTTTTTAACGTTTATCTCTTTATTAAAGCTACCAAAAACGGTTAAAGAAGTCGCTTTGAATGCTAAGGGTACTGGTTCATGTTTGGCTCAAGTATCATACCGTTACAATATTGCTGACAAAGATAACCAACCTCGTTTTGGAGTAATGCCAGTTGTAAAGAGTTCAGAAAATGATCAAATGGTTTTGGTTGTATGTACTGATTTTAAGCCTTTGGATGGTGAAAAAGAGTCTAACATGGCTGTGATGGAAGTTTCATTGCCATCAGGTTATACAGCTAATACTGATAGTTTTGATAAGATCAAGGAAGTTGAAGGAGTTAAGGtaagaaatatacatttttcaaaagctttCTTAGAAATTCTAACTAATTTGTTCTAAATTTTTAGCGTGTTGATTCCAAGAACTCTGATTCAGCTTTAGATATTTATTTCGACAAAGTAACACCTGAACAAACTTGTGTTTCAATTGATGCCATTAAATCACATGCTGTTGCTAAACAAAAGCCTGCACCAGTTAGTGTTTATGATTATTATGATAACAATAAGCGTAACACTGAGTATTATGAAGTTGCATCATCATTGTGTGATATTTGCCAAGGCGATGACTGTGGAGCTGGCTGTGCGAAAAAGAATTAGGATACAAAAATTATTcctaaaaaaacctaaaaacatCTTTATTAAgttgtaaaattttacaaaaataaattcttttgtgCCTAAGATTAATTATTTTGAGGTTaggtttaaaatattaaacttttttgtaatttgatcttaattattttttttatactacctTACCTATTATGTAACGGATActtaaaattttacataaacgaaataagaatataaataaaaaacgaaacaaaaatgaattggttggtttttttttactgaaggATTTGGAAATTTCGAAACCATTACTTAAAAGTTAATGAAAATTCATGAAATGAGACTTtagtactttttttattttggtagaCAGCACTGGTGTAAAAagcctttagaaaaaaaaagttgctaaATGTGAAAAAgcattaggacttcacgaagtagAAAGTTCGACTTCGTTGACTTAAAATTCTTCATTGAAGATCCGACGTTATGACATAAAAAATCTTCATAATGAATTATGACTTCAAAAAGAAGAAAGTACGACTTCgtgaaattaaaattctttattgAAGATGCGACGTTGTGAAATAAAAAGACTTCAAAACGGATGAGGACTtcagtcttcataatgaatgaggacttcaaaAAGAGAAAGTGCGACTTCATGAAGTTAAAattcttcattgaagatgcaACGTCATGAAATAAAAAGCCTTCATTATATATGTTAGAGGACTTCACGAAGAAGAAAGTGCGACTTCGTGGAATTAAAattcttcattgaagatgcgactttatgaaaaaagaagTCTTTATaatgaatgaggacttcacgaagaaGAAAGTGCGACTTCGTGGAATTAAAattcttcattgaagatgcgactttatgaaaaaagaagTCTTTATaatgaatgaggacttcacgaagaaGAAAGTGCGACTTCGTGgaattaaaattctttattgAAGATGCGACGTTGTGAAATAAAAAGACTTCAaaacgaatgaggacttcagtcttcataatgaatgaggacttcaaaAAGAGAAAGTGCGACTTCATGAAGTTAAAattcttcattgaagatgcaACGTCATGAAataaaaagccttcatgataTATGTTAGAGGACTTCACGAAGAAGAAAGTGCGACTTCGTGGAATTAAAattcttcattgaagatgcgaggttatgaaataaaaagtcttcataacgaataagGACTTCAAAAAGAAGAAAGTGCGACTTCGtgatgttaaaatttttcattgaagatgcgactttatgaaaaaagaagTCTTTATAATtaatgaggacttcacgaagaaGAAAGTGCGACTTCGTgaaattaaaattcttcattgaagatgcgaggttatgaaataaaaagtcttcataacgaataagGACTTCAAAAAGAAGAAAGTGCGACTTCGtgatgttaaaatttttcattgaagatgcgactttatgaaaaaagaagTCTTTATAATtaatgaggacttcacgaagaaGAAAGTGCGACTTCGTGGAATTAAAattcttcattgaagatgcgactttatgaaaaaagaagTCTTTATaatgaatgaggacttcacgaagaaGAAAGTGCGACTTCGTGGAATTAAAattcttcattgaagatgcgactttatgaaaaaagaagTCTTTATAATGAATAATGACTTCAAAAAGAAGAAAGTACGACTTCgtgaaattaaaattctttattgAAGATGCGAAGTTATGAAATAATAAATCTTCAtaacgaatgaggacttcaaaaaagagaaagtgcgacttcatgaagttaaaattcttcattgaagatgcaACGTCATGAAataaaaagccttcatgataTATGTTAGAGGACTTCACGAAGAAGAAAGTGCGACTTCGTGGAATTAAAattcttcattgaagatgcgaggttatgaaataaaaagtcttcataacgaataagGACTTCAAAAAGAAGAAAGTGCGACCTCGTGAAGTTAAAattcttcattgaagatgcgatGTTATGACATACAAAATCTTCATGATGAATGATGACTTCAAAAAGAAGAAAGTACGACTTCgtgaaattaaaattctttattgAAGATGCGACGTtgtgaaataaaaagtcttcattatgaatgaggacttcaaaaaaagaaacttcGACCTCGTGAACTTAAAattcttcattgaagatgcgaggttatgaaataaaaagtcttcataacgaataagGACTTCAAAAAGAAGAAAGTGCGACTTCGtgatgttaaaatttttcattgaagatgcgactttatgaaaaaagaagTCTTTATAATTAAAGAGGACTTCACGAAGAAGAAAGTGCGACTTCGTGGAATTAAAattcttcattgaagatgcgactttatgaaaaaagaagTCTTTATAATtaatgaggacttcacgaagaaGAAAGTACGACTTCGTGgaattaaaattctttattgAAGATGCGACGTTGTGAAATAAAAAGACTTCAaaacgaatgaggacttcagtcttcataatgaattaggacttcaaaaGAAGAAAGTGCGACTTCGTGGAATTAAAattcttcattgaagatgcgactttatgaaaaaagaagTCTTTATAatgaatgaggacttcaaaAAGAAGAAAGTGCGGCTTCGTgaaattaaaattcttcattAGATAtgcgactttatgaaaaaagaagTCTTTATaatgaatgaggacttcacgaagaaGAAAGTGCGGCTTCGTAGAATTAAAattcttcattgaagatgcgactttatgaaaaaagaactctttataatgaataatgacttcaaaaagaagaaagtacgatttcgtgaaattaaaattctttattgAAGATGCGAAGTTATGAAATAATAAATCTTCAtaacgaatgaggacttcaaaaaaaaagaaacttcgaCCTCGTGAAGTTAAAattcttcattgaagatgcgatGTTATGACATACAAAATCTTCATGATGAATGATGACTTCAAAAAGAAGAAAGTACGACTTCgtgaaattaaaattctttattgAAGATGCGACGTtgtgaaataaaaagtcttcattatgaatgaggacttcaaaaaaagaaacttcGACCTCGTGAACTTAAAattcttcattgaagatgcgaggttatgaaataaaaagtcttcataatgaatgaggacttcaaaaagaaaaagttcGACTCCGTAAAGTTAAAattcttcattgaagatgcgaatttatgaaattgaagtcttcataatgaatgatgacttaaaaagaagaaaaaatcctTCATAgcgaatgaggacttcaaaaAGAAGAAAGAGTGACTTCGTGAAGTTACATAAAATTCTTCATTGAAGAGGGAACGCTATAAAATataaagtcttcataacgaatgaggacttcaaaaAGAAGAAAGTGCGACTTCGtgatgttaaaatttttcattgaagatgcgactttatgaaaaaagaagTCTTTATAATTAAAGAGGACTTCACGAAGAAGAAAGTGCGACTTCGTGGAATTAAAattcttcattgaagatgcgactttatgaaaaaagaagTCTTTATAATtaatgaggacttcacgaagaaGAAAGTACGACTTCGTGgaattaaaattctttattgAAGATGCGACGTTGTGAAATAAAAAGACTTCAaaacgaatgaggacttcagtcttcataatgaattaggacttcaaaaGAAGAAAGTGCGACTTCGTGGAATTAAAattcttcattgaagatgcgactttatgaaaaaagaagTCTTTATAatgaatgaggacttcaaaAAGAAGAAAGTGCGGCTTCGTgaaattaaaattcttcattAGATAtgcgactttatgaaaaaagaagTCTTTATaatgaatgaggacttcacgaagaaGAAAGTGCGGCTTCGTAGAATTAAAattcttcattgaagatgcgactttatgaaaaaagaactctttataatgaataatgacttcaaaaagaagaaagtacgatttcgtgaaattaaaattctttattgAAGATGCGAAGTTATGAAATAATAAATCTTCAtaacgaatgaggacttcaaaaaaaaagaaacttcgaCCTCGTGAAGTTAAAattcttcattgaagatgcgatGTTATGACATACAAAATCTTCATGATGAATGATGACTTCAAAAAGAAGAAAGTACGACTTCgtgaaattaaaattctttattgAAGATGCGACGTtgtgaaataaaaagtcttcattatgaatgaggacttcaaaaaaagaaacttcGACCTCGTGAACTTAAAattcttcattgaagatgcgaggttatgaaataaaaagtcttcataatgaatgaggacttcaaaaagaaaaagttcGACTCCGTAAAGTTAAAattcttcattgaagatgcgaatttatgaaattgaagtcttcataatgaatgatgacttaaaaagaagaaaaaatcctTCATAgcgaatgaggacttcaaaaAGAAGAAAGAGTGACTTCGTGAAGTTACATAAAATTCTTCATTGAAGAGGGAACGCTATAAAATataaagtcttcataacgaatgaggacttcaaaaAGGAGAAAGTGCGACTTTTTGAAgttaaaagtcttcattgaagatgcgagTTTATGAAATCAATAGTCATCATCCagtatttttcctttttttagatagaaacgaaaaaaactcaTTAAAGTAGACAAAAAACCACGGAAACTGATCTAATAAAATTACCAAACAACAAGACTGCCAAAGGCAAGACACCAAATGAAGGTGTGGCATCACCGATCGGTCATCTTGTGTGATCTACTGTATGACACTGGCACTGAcaatgataatgataataaaGCCGCATCAACATAAATTGATCTCGCCAAAGCACATGTTGTATGTTCTTATTCCAATTATCCACACTTGAGACTGAAGACACACACACATCTAACTGACTGATGACACTGGGGACATCTTGATTCATGGACCAATATGCAAGATCATTTCAGACATCTTTTGAACTAAACTAGATCAGATCTTTCAGTTTCATCGCAGTTGTGGCCAGTACAACTGCTCGAATAAGCTTCCTCAAAAAAAGAACATCGGAAGCTAAAAACGGGGCTGAAGTGTTTGTTTTGTGTAAATTTAATTgagaagaagcaaaaaaaaaagtcaagatcATTGACACACAGAACTTTTTTGATTGGATTATCCATTCGGTGCAAGTATATCAAACTGAAGATGCACTTTAATATGATGACGCGTTTTTGTATGATCAGCATTATTTGCGTCTTGCAAATTGCTATCACATCAGTCAAGTGCAGCGGGTGAGTTAAGaatcaattaaatcaagattgtttttaattaatgaatgaaatattttaaatgatatctcttttttcttcgttatttttttgacatttctgaaTAGAATCTCTGTTTTGAGTCTTTGTTTTGATATAATATATAATCTCCGGATGTTATCGGGTATTAAATTACAGTCTTAGAAActtgtatggtttttttttcgataagttTTCTCttgtttagttgaaaaaaaaaatgtaggtatttgaTACTTTCTTGACCGGAAGCTCAAGAGATCAGACAGAAAAAACAATAAGCACATCACTTAGGGTAAATATTTTAGTTCCCCGAGCCTCCtcttaaataattgttttgatcATGAAAGTGGATTGTCTAGTTATCATTTGTTTTTGAGGAAGTATGATGGAAAGTTCAAgtgtttgtatattttgagttctattgattttaaaagattcaatttgtatacatatttttgcaaatgcaaatgcaagttgacattttttgaaacaaaaatacagtTTTAGATGATCCgacttttaaaacaataaaaaagtttgaaaaatgcAAGACAATctgaaacttaattttaaagtaTTGTGAAATTGAATATAGGGGGTGACTTTTGAAGTTATCTTTGGAGAGATAATTTCAAACGTTGAACTTATTTCTTTCTGCAATATACTTTGATCAATACAAGgagatttaataaattaattgcaTTAATTATAACATGGGTCAAGTGCACTGTGACCCATTAATCTATACGTATGATTTATGATTTATGgaataaatttttcattatacactagaaatgtgaacggaaaAATAAATCTGGATTTTGTACTTAAATATGATAGCTGAATGTATCTCGTCaaagaaaaatggtttaaaaaagaccaaaaataCTAGGTTTTGAAAGTCCGTATTTTATCCAAATTTAGCCGTATTCAAGTTTTGTGACctttatgttgaaagataaagtatcttcctttctcctttacatgttcaatatctataaatgctcaaatgctaaaaacagacgatttattcaaaacataaaaaaattcgtttttttctcttttttgaatagtttttcttaagttttttacaatatatttcaatttgaaatttttttaaaaggaaacaTATCGATAAGAAAtctaattatctacaaaaaattacttaatacaaattttaaaattcggcttgctttccaagttatagacaaaaattcaGCTTTCAGGCGCGATTTCCGAGTCCTTGAGGTCAaagtattttagaaaaaaatagtgggattgtGTGTCCGTTTTGGCTATAAACCAGTGTAATCAGCGATATTTGGGATGTAAGAGAAGGAAAGCAATGGTTCTCAGCTATGGACTTGATTAGTGGCAACTATTCCTATGCCACGCTCCAGTTTCTTTCTGTGGT
Proteins encoded in this region:
- the LOC129907878 gene encoding CD109 antigen isoform X17; this translates as MSRLLAIGLCILQIAILVQCNGLYTIVAPGTLRSKSDYHVSVSVHDAPSACKIKVGLSGPEFDKSETVEVPPKSSKVIMFQVPKLKDGDYNLTAEGLSGIEFKNTTKLNFAAEQVSIYVQTDKATYKPGDKVQYRVLVLDKNTRPAKIDGPVKISINDGARNLIKQLNDVELTKGVYSGELQLSEFPVLGSWNIEVSADGTTETKNFEVDKYVLPKFEVMVEAPKDVAIADGKFSVTVRSKYTFGKPVKGSAVVSVKPSYYSYGDNNEQPTAEKTVKIDGKGRVEFDISKDLKLDKERYTPPLTILAIVEEELTGLKQNSTGTVNLHREKYQIEGIDTPYTYYPGKPVTIKLVVKNLDGSPVQDTKNPVTLTVSPPDYWYRHPIPIEMVAASSSSDGETPTTTIPPPPKSQNYTAILDKNGMAEIEISLPDDKSSTYYSVKANYLDSNSYITSLSKFEKVDTPIDESLKLTVQTKNPALGKDVSIKVQNGKPIPYFVYTIVGRGDIVQSELIEVPENRNYHVFKITPTFQMIPQAKIFIHYVTGTDFNYAEETINFAKDFQNSISIEAPIETKPGADVEIKVNTDPNSYVGLLGVDQSVLLLKSGNDLKKDQIFQDMSRFDSSTPWSFGYGQYPGTQAGVVTMTNANHVFHQRHLVYDEFPENFNSIPQPFAIPASAGGFGIPPVASQRQPIAPPVVRNEFPETWIWNNSPNTDGNGITLSKKVPDTITSWVLTGFSLNPETGLAITDEATKMKVFQPFFISTNLPYSVKRGEVIAIPVVIFNYLDKNLDAEITMDNSDHEYSFAEATNEVTESASDDVKRTKTLSVPSNSGQSVSFMIRTNKVGPLSLKISAISPIAGDAIQQTLKVEPEGVTKYVNKAVFMNLGDEKEKSAKVDVDIPENAVEDSEYVELSVVGDLLGPTIKNLDKLIRMPYGCGEQNMVNFVPNILVLKYLTATKQLTPAVEEKAKKFLEIGYQRELQYKHDDGSYSAFGKSDKSGSTWLTAYVVKSFHQAIPFTDIDPKIIEAGLKFLADNQLPSGEFPEVGKVIDSSHSGGSIGLSAYVLLAFLENVESADQYKDVIEKGSSFLEKELASSDDQYSLSIAAQAFLLGKRPESAKKVLAKLDSLAKNDGDRKWWSKTVVSDKSWYGPRSVDAEMTSYVLLAKLKEGNAEEVLPIVRWLISQRNSNGGFASTQDTVIGLEALTKFAEKSGSGTGKMTIAYDAGEKNTGEIAVNPENSLILQTHVLPKTVKEVALNAKGTGSCLAQVSYRYNIADKDNQPRFGVMPVVKSSENDQMVLVVCTDFKPLDGEKESNMAVMEVSLPSGYTANTDSFDKIKEVEGVKRVDSKNSDSALDIYFDKVTPEQTCVSIDAIKSHAVAKQKPAPVSVYDYYDNNKRNTEYYEVASSLCDICQGDDCGAGCAKKN